A single genomic interval of Helianthus annuus cultivar XRQ/B chromosome 13, HanXRQr2.0-SUNRISE, whole genome shotgun sequence harbors:
- the LOC110897812 gene encoding uncharacterized protein LOC110897812: MAASQEYMDKMQLRQSYRNVWHTDLMSSISADTPYCCFSLFCGPCVSYLLRKRALYGDMSRYTCCAGYMPCSGKCGESKCPELCLCTEVFCCFGNSVASTRFLLQDEFNIQTTQCDNCIIGFMFCLQQLACICSIVACLVGNDELSDASQALNCLADMVYCTVCACMQTQHKVEMDKRDGKFGTQPMAVPPAQQMSRFDQPYPPNVGYAQPAYGGYPPGSQPPQAQGYPPAAYPPMGYPAPSYQGK; the protein is encoded by the exons ATGGCTGCTTCTCAAGAGTACATGGACAAGATGCAGCTTCGTCAGAGCTACCGAAACGTCTGGCACACTGATCTCATGAGCTCCATCTCTGCCGATACTCCTT ATTGCTGCTTTTCGTTGTTCTG TGGACCGTGTGTGTCATACTTGCTTCGAAAGCGAGCTCTTTATGGTGACATGTCAAGGTATACTTGCTGTGCTGGATATATGCCCTGCAGTGGCAAGTGTGGAGAAAGTAAATGTCCTGAATTATGCCTCTGCACTGAG GTGTTTTGTTGCTTTGGGAATTCAGTAGCATCGACTCGCTTTTTATTGCAAGATGAGTTCAACATACAAACAACACAATGCGATAACTGCATCATT GGATTTATGTTTTGCCTCCAACAACTCGCGTGTATCTGCTCCATTGTTGCTTGTCTTGTCGGAAACGACGAACTCAGTGATGCATCTCAGGCATTGAATTGCTTAGCCGACATGGTTTACTGCAC GGTTTGCGCGTGCATGCAG ACTCAACACAAAGTTGAAATGGACAAAAGAGATGGAAAGTTTGGAACGCAACCAATGGCTGTGCCACCGGCTCAGCAAATGTCAAGGTTTGATCAGCCGTATCCTCCCAACGTTGGATACGCGCAACCAGCATATGGCGGTTATCCACCAGGATCTCAGCCTCCACAAGCTCAAGGCTATCCACCTGCCGCCTATCCTCCGATGGGCTATCCTGCTCCTAGTTACCAAGGTAAATAA